A single genomic interval of Lathyrus oleraceus cultivar Zhongwan6 chromosome 7, CAAS_Psat_ZW6_1.0, whole genome shotgun sequence harbors:
- the LOC127107344 gene encoding GABA transporter 1 encodes MGTLLPSSTQDHEKSEQQNTLYIQHQKDVDAGALFVLKSKGSWVHCGYHLTTSIVAAPLLSLPYAFTFLGWTGGVFFLVIAAIVTFYSYNILSLVLEHQAKLGNRQLRFRDMARDILGPNWGRYFVGPIQFAVCYGVVVACILLGGQCMKAIYVLSNPNGSMKLYEFVIVFGCFMLILAQIPSFHSLRHVNLVSLVLCLLYSACAAAGSIYIGNSSKGPEKSYSLKGDTENRVFGIFNALSIIATTYGNGIIPEIQATLAPPVKGKMFKGLSVCYAIVIVTFFSVTISGYWAFGNESQGLILSNFVDNGKPLLPKWFVYMSNVFTIAQLSAVGAVYLQPTNEVLEQTFADPKSPEFSSRNVIPRVISRSLAITIATIIAAMLPFFGDINSLIGAFGFMPLDFVLPVIFYNLTFKPSKRSPIFWLNVTIAVVFSTLGAISAIAAVRQIVLDAKNYKLFANV; translated from the exons ATGGGTACTCTTCTTCCAAGCTCAACACAAGATCATGAAAAATCAGAACAACAAAATACTTTATATATTCAACATCAAAAAGATGTTGATGCTGGTGCTCTCTTTGTCCTCAAATCAAAAG GTTCATGGGTACACTGTGGTTACCATTTAACAACATCAATTGTGGCAGCACCACTTCTAAGTCTTCCTTATGCTTTCACCTTCCTTGGATGGACTGGTGGAGTATTTTTCTTAGTAATTGCAGCTATAGTCACTTTCTATTCCTACAATATACTATCTCTTGTTCTTGAGCACCAAGCTAAGTTGGGTAATCGTCAGCTTCGATTTCGAGACATGGCTCGAGACATTTTAG GTCCTAACTGGGGTCGTTATTTTGTGGGGCCAATTCAGTTTGCAGTTTGTTATGGGGTTGTAGTTGCTTGTATTCTTCTTGGTGGTCAGTGCATGAAG GCAATTTATGTGTTGTCAAATCCAAATGGATCAATGAAGCTTTACGAGTTTGTCATCGTATTTGGTTGCTTCATGTTGATTTTGGCTCAAATCCCATCTTTTCATTCATTGAGACACGTTAATCTTGTCTCTTTAGTTCTCTGCTTACTCTATAGTGCTTGTGCTGCTGCTGGTTCTATATACATTG GAAACTCATCAAAAGGACCAGAAAAGAGTTATTCTTTGAAAGGTGATACTGAAAATCGAGTATTCGGAATCTTCAATGCTCTTAGCATCATTGCTACTACATATGGAAATGGAATCATTCCTGAAATTCAGGCTACGTTAGCTCCACCAGTTAAAGGAAAGATGTTCAAGGGACTGAGTGTTTGTTATGCTATAGTTATTGTCACTTTCTTTTCGGTTACTATATCGGGTTATTGGGCGTTTGGTAATGAATCTCAAGGTCTTATCTTAAGCAACTTTGTGGATAATGGGAAGCCATTGTTGCCCAAATGGTTTGTTTATATGAGTAATGTTTTTACTATAGCACAATTGTCCGCGGTTGGCGCG GTGTACTTGCAACCTACAAATGAAGTGCTGGAACAAACATTTGCAGATCCAAAAAGTCCCGAGTTCTCGAGCCGCAATGTCATCCCTCGAGTGATTTCTCGATCATTAGCGATTACTATTGCAACCATTATAGCAGCCATGCTTCCATTTTTTGGGGACATAAACTCACTTATTGGAGCTTTTGGATTTATGCCACTTGACTTTGTCTTACCTGTAATATTCTATAACTTGACATTTAAGCCATCTAAGAGAAGTCCCATTTTCTGGTTGAATGTAACAATTGCTGTTGTTTTCTCTACTTTGGGAGCTATATCAGCAATTGCAGCTGTTAGGCAGATAGTCCTTGATGCCAAAAATTATAAACTATTTGCTAATGTATGA
- the LOC127103932 gene encoding AT-hook motif nuclear-localized protein 9, whose protein sequence is MGDQTLNLPVTLSLSSTQNGSETTNNPVEVVGVDAGSDTGEKSEPKVLSSDSVRVKRARGRPRKCEVDGNKSSLMSASVSVSETSESTIQPFGSEVKRGRGRPRGSGKLQILASMGGCVAETAGGSMTPYVLTVNPGEDVVGKIFTFFQKGPRGAVCILSAAGSVSTVILRQPGVSGGSLRYEGHFQILSLSGSCTFTSGAAGGAERKIGMLSVSLAKPDGVVFGGGVESSLIAATPIQLILATFKQNISNQIKRKYSSPTSTTAPNMVTNQDSSSDNNLKVPRLTVEGEPSCLRATATKNTNGVAERDDNVKGERTTNGVSESENITNVQSDSVGDGVIDLESQTLEHVDANSVP, encoded by the exons ATGGGGGATCAAACCCTAAACCTACCGGTTACTCTATCACTAAGTTCAACCCAAAACGGATCAGAAACCACCAACAATCCCGTAGAAGTTGTCGGGGTTGATGCTGGTTCCGATACCGGAGAAAAGTCCGAACCTAAAGTTCTAAGTTCGGACTCCGTTCGGGTGAAAAGGGCTAGAGGCAGGCCTAGAAAGTGCGAGGTTGATGGAAACAAGTCTTCTCTGATGTCTGCGTCTGTGTCGGTGTCTGAAACATCCGAGTCTACTATTCAGCCTTTTGGAAGTGAAGTGAAACGTGGAAGAGGACGTCCTCGTGGTTCTGGAAAACTTCAGATTTTGGCTTCTATGG GTGGATGTGTTGCTGAAACTGCTGGAGGAAGCATGACACCTTATGTGCTGACTGTGAACCCCGGAGAG GATGTGGTTGGAAAAATATTTACATTTTTTCAGAAAGGTCCTAGAGGAGCTGTTTGCATACTTTCTGCTGCTGGTTCTGTATCAACTGTCATCCTTCGTCAACCCGGTGTTTCCGGTGGTTCTTTAAGATATGAG GGTCACTTTCAGATTTTATCGTTGAGTGGATCATGCACTTTCACTAGTGGTGCTGCTGGTGGTGCCGAGAGGAAAATTGGCATGTTGAGTGTTTCATTGGCTAAGCCTGATGGAGTGGTTTTTGGAGGTGGTGTTGAGAGTTCATTGATAGCTGCTACTCCTATTCAA CTTATTCTGGCAACATTCAAGCAAAACATAAGCAACCAAATAAAGAGAAAGTACTCATCTCCAACTTCAACAACAGCTCCAAACATGGTGACTAATCAAGATTCGTCGAGCGATAATAACTTGAAAGTTCCGAGGTTAACCGTAGAAGGAGAACCCAGCTGCCTAAGAGCAACAGCAACAAAAAATACTAATGGTGTAGCAGAAAGAGATGATAATGTGAAAGGTGAAAGAACAACTAACGGTGTTTCAGAGTCAGAAAATATCACTAATGTTCAATCTGATTCTGTTGGGGATGGTGTTATTGACCTTGAAAGCCAGACACTGGAGCATGTTGATGCCAACAGTGTACCTTAA